In Callospermophilus lateralis isolate mCalLat2 chromosome 18, mCalLat2.hap1, whole genome shotgun sequence, one DNA window encodes the following:
- the LOC143401656 gene encoding regucalcin-like, producing MPEASAPGVWEPGQGSLYTLYADRSVVRQLDQLGIPNGLDWSLDHHTLYHVDGLDYSVRSYDYDVQTGGLANPRLVCQLEPEQGMPDGLFMDTTGTLWVACIDGGRVIRMDAETGVCTGQSVKEGPWGALCHGVQGPGVGPLACPATGGPVQMGSAGNTGADVENDHKPAVENYKTLSSPTLEGGGWTRVIG from the exons ATGCCAGAGGCGTCCGCCCCAGGAGTGTGGGAGCCGGGGCAGGGCTCCCTGTACACACTCTATGCTGACCGCTCCGTGGTCAGACAGCTGGACCAGCTGGGCATCCCCAACGGGCTGGACTGGTCCCTGGACCATCACACTCTCTACCACGTGGACGGCCTGGACTACTCTGTGCGGTCCTATGACTACGACGTGCAGACAGGAGGCCTGG CAAACCCACGACTGGTGTGCCAGCTGGAGCCAGAGCAAGGCATGCCAGATGGGCTGTTCATGGACACCACGGGGACACTCTGGGTGGCCTGCATTGATGGAGGCAGGGTGATCCGCATGGACGCCGAGACAGGTGTGTGCACAGGGCAGTCGGTCAAGGAGGGGCCATGGGGTGCTCTGTGCCACGGTGTTCAGGGTCCAGGAGTGGGACCACTTGCTTGTCCAGCTACAGGGGGACCTGTGCAGATGGGCAGTGCAGGGAACACAGGGGCTGATGTAGAAAATGACCACAAACCAGCGGTTGAAAACTACAAGACCTTGTCCTCTCCCACCCTGGAGGGCGGAGGCTGGACTAGGGTCATAGGCTGA